From the Hevea brasiliensis isolate MT/VB/25A 57/8 chromosome 15, ASM3005281v1, whole genome shotgun sequence genome, one window contains:
- the LOC110668798 gene encoding uncharacterized protein LOC110668798 translates to MRDQTEIIVEKREEVMLSSARNASPTLRTAHFLNPTRASIKALVPKNPSLCPSTLPPTFDPENWPIDATFYGWQEPTANWKSWVRHMEGMYEPVWKRAGIHSAILSSTYRVQRDYDWIIGLAEKWCPETNTFIFPWAEATVTLEDVVILGGYSVLGSPFFSCSREIREDKEIEDKLKEARSEVGRGLTRGVCQIGWMEEFMFSGSEIEHEAFLSLWLEMFVFHDSENTLRDCIFPIAIHLAKGEVVALAPAVLASIYRDLGLLKATIVAVTEFRRRDYADILAVALWSPLHLVQLWAWERFPAFQPQASSIRNGEPRSALWDKVKSRKVENVRFVLDSATETFCWRPYATGRYGLEFYKEKEEWRELGSNQDLLSFALCLRVSELVGIGCIEQYLPHRVARQFGFDQDIPCDIAKSNGIPELAWINYIRPFSVTKLFVPSPFFVPDVTIKYLRWWKQSELDSHDLLKNAIIAAVRRKRSSRKRSEGLPKAWIGKKGDNNVGIFPSPSNAKANNGALSEVKSLQKPVECIMNLNTEIGRPVRALENQAGIPRCHTPSKSRVGGENSAFEVPGLALESRIAILEKAIAELKAARFGSRFEKNCS, encoded by the coding sequence ATGCGGGACCAGACAGAAATTATTGTTGAAAAGAGAGAGGAGGTAATGCTATCATCTGCTAGAAATGCAAGTCCAACCCTAAGAACAGCCCATTTTCTGAATCCTACTCGGGCTTCTATTAAAGCGCTAGTCCCCAAAAACCCTTCACTCTGCCCCTCTACTTTGCCTCCCACTTTTGATCCTGAAAATTGGCCTATCGATGCGACGTTCTATGGTTGGCAAGAGCCAACAGCGAATTGGAAATCATGGGTTCGTCACATGGAAGGTATGTATGAGCCTGTGTGGAAAAGGGCAGGCATTCATTCAGCAATCTTGAGTTCTACTTACAGGGTTCAAAGAGACTATGACTGGATCATTGGCCTTGCCGAAAAATGGTGTCCTGAGACCAACACATTTATCTTTCCATGGGCAGAAGCAACTGTGACACTAGAAGATGTGGTCATTTTGGGAGGGTACTCTGTTTTAGGGTCCCCTTTTTTTTCATGCTCTCGTGAAATCAGGGAAGATAAAGAAATTGAAGATAAACTGAAAGAAGCTAGAAGTGAAGTAGGAAGGGGACTAACTCGTGGGGTCTGCCAAATTGGATGGATGGAGGAGTTTATGTTTAGTGGCAGTGAAATAGAGCACGAAGCATTTCTTTCATTGTGGTTGGAAATGTTTGTTTTCCATGATTCTGAGAACACACTTAGAGATTGTATATTTCCTATTGCAATCCATTTAGCGAAAGGGGAAGTTGTTGCGCTTGCTCCTGCAGTTCTGGCTAGCATATATAGAGATTTGGGTTTGTTAAAAGCAACAATCGTTGCTGTTACTGAGTTTAGGAGAAGAGACTATGCTGATATATTAGCAGTTGCTCTATGGTCGCCACTTCATTTGGTTCAACTTTGGGCATGGGAGAGATTTCCAGCCTTCCAGCCACAGGCCAGTTCCATCAGAAATGGTGAACCCAGATCAGCTCTATGGGACAAAGTCAAAAGCAGGAAAGTTGAGAATGTGAGGTTCGTGTTGGACTCAGCAACAGAGACTTTTTGCTGGCGGCCTTATGCCACGGGAAGATATGGTCTTGAATTTTACAAAGAGAAAGAAGAATGGCGAGAACTGGGATCAAATCAAGATTTGTTGTCATTTGCTCTATGCTTGAGAGTGTCTGAGCTGGTTGGTATAGGTTGTATTGAACAATATCTTCCCCATCGAGTGGCAAGGCAGTTTGGATTCGATCAGGATATTCCTTGTGACATTGCTAAATCTAACGGCATCCCAGAACTTGCTTGGATCAATTACATTAGGCCATTTAGTGTTACCAAATTGTTTGTTCCATCTCCATTCTTTGTGCCTGATGTTACTATAAAATACTTGAGGTGGTGGAAACAGTCAGAGTTGGATTCGCATGATCTGCTCAAGAATGCAATAATTGCCGCTGTGCGAAGAAAAAGAAGCTCAAGGAAAAGATCAGAAGGACTGCCAAAGGCTTGGATAGGAAAGAAGGGAGATAATAATGTAGGTATTTTTCCTAGTCCTTCCAATGCAAAAGCAAATAATGGAGCTCTGTCTGAGGTGAAGTCACTACAGAAACCAGTAGAATGCATTATGAATCTCAATACTGAAATAGGCAGACCAGTAAGAGCTTTGGAAAATCAAGCTGGGATTCCACGTTGCCATACTCCTAGCAAGAGTAGAGTTGGAGGAGAAAACAGTGCGTTTGAGGTACCAGGATTGGCACTTGAATCTCGGATTGCCATACTtgagaaagctatcgctgagctaaaAGCTGCAAGATTTGGCAGCAGGTTTGAGAAAAATTGTTCATAA